The region GTATGTCTGCTGGAGCTGCCATCGCACCGGCCACTGCTCCGACGGTGGTGCCATCGCCTGGATCACCAAACCCGAACGGTGCTGGGCCGGGCCTAATCGTGCTCGAAAGGAACGGCTCGATGGCAGGTGGCAACGCCACCAGTAACTCCATTACAACGCCACCTCCCGGTTCTAAGCTAGTGCTGGTGCACTCCGCTGGAGGACGCGAAGATTATATCAGTAAGTATCTCGTACCAGTAACTTCCCCAAAATGACGCACGTCACAAAGACTTAtcgctctcgttcgttcgctcgttcgtccgtccgtccattcgaTTCGGTCTCTCTTCATCATGCGTTTCGCGCGGCCAACAGCCACTACATCGGCGGCGACGGCATCGGCGGATGCGCTCGGGGGCGTCAGTAACATCGTGCTGCTCGCGACCGAGGCGATGGACATCGTGGAGCATGACATTATCAACAACAATGTCGCGAACGGTGGACAGATCCGTTCTCATCAtgctcaccaacaccaccagcagcagcagcaactgctgcaTCCGATTTCCGGCTCGTCGCCTGCTTCGACGACGTCTTCTGCCGCCGGTGTTACCAGTAGCAACACCACTACGCCGGTGACGGCCGCCACGGCTGCAGCAACGACCGGTGACGAGGAGCTCACATCACTGACCTGGCTGCAGGATAAGAATCTGCTAAAAGGTTAGTGTCTTCGATAGCAGGCGCACAACGCGCGCACCGGTCGGTTGCTGTGGAGACGACGCCCCCCGTCGGGAGCCCAGGACACACTCCGCTCTCACTCAGCTGGGCGGGTACAAGAGGAATGGTATTCCACCATCTGCCACCGCCCCTTGCTTGCCACCCAGTGTCACTTGGCATGTAACACAATTTTAGATCGCAACAAAGACAATTTTAGTCACGGCGACGATGAAAAGCAaaccgtgtgtgcgcgcgcgagcgcgtttACTTTGCGTCCTCAAAACAGTTTAGCGTGTACGCAGCATCGTCAGCGGTTGCTGTGTTTCGGAGCGAAGGAGGAACGCTCGCCGCGGATTCGCTCATCCGTTACCGACGGGCGATTCGAGTGCAGGTCGAGACAAATGACAGCATTCCGGCCGGTTCGCTTCTTCTCTCGGTCTCTATCTATCTAGAGCACACACAGGCCAACGATCGGAACTAGGCACGCATGTTTTTGGGTGCAGGTTTCAgttttgtcccccccccccccacccgtgCCTTGTCGACACACCCTCGAGCCGTGAGAATGATAAAATGTCGTTCGTTAATCATTTACGATCGTCTGCCGGTGGGGGTGTGCGGCCCGCGGGAAGGTGGGACAGCGGAGGTGTCGGATCGTGAATTTGCGACAGTATTTtaagcgcaacagcagcactgccCCCAGTGCAATGTGTGCGTACTCGGTTCTTATCATTTAATGGCTTCACATTCTTGACCATCGCACCACTGGCGCTGGCAAACCGGCGTCCCTGGTGTGCGGAGTGGGAAGCCAAAAATGCAATGACGTGTAGCGCAGCAGCTCTCGGGCCAGGGCATTGACTTTCGTTGCGGTCAGTAGTTGCGCGGCGTCTCTCATGTGTGCGCATTGCGCGTCTTCTTCAGCGTTTGGCTTCTAAGCAAGAAGCAggcagctagctagctagctagcgagcGTAGCAGTAAACCGTGTGCAGTGATAGGGAAGACTGCAGACGAGATGGGTTTTGTGCGTTTCGGGCACTCGTAGGTGATTCAGACAGTTCCCTTGGAGTATATGATGCGTCACAGAACGAATACAAAGTGTGATTTCCATGACAACGAGTACGCCATTTTGAAAACAGAAGCTCCTTAGAATGTGCTACAAGTTAAGAAGCTCACCAGCCTTCCGTTTCGCTCTCTAGTTGCAGGTATCAATCTATCCAAAGTGCCAGTATCATCGCCGGACAGTCCTCGGCCGGTTGCgaacggcaacagcagtggTAGTGTcggtagcagtggcagcagtggcgCTAGTGTTGGCGGCAGTGATGTAGGCCACATCTCACCAACCAGCGATTTCGTCGATCAGGACTCGTCGAGCGTATCGGAGGACAACACACTGTCCGCAAACTCGTCGTTCAACGAAGGTGCCGGATCATCGGCCACCGTTGTGCTAGCGACAGCAGCCGGTGATCGGCGGAGTGGTACGTCGGCGACCacccctaccaccaccacccagcacaTGTTCCAGCTAGGAACATCGGCTACGGGTGCGAAAACCATTACCGCCATCAACGGTGAAACGATCGTCGAGTATCCGGTCATTGTATCGGGaagtcagcagcatcaccaccacgcggtCGGATCTGTCACGAATGGTGGTACTGCAGTGCCACCGCACCACCCCTCGCAACATCAGCATCCGCAACAGGTGGTGATCGATGGTAGCAAAGCAGTGAAGATGACACTGGTGGCACCTAGCTCGGTGACGGCAGTAACGTCATCAACGGCATTGGTTGTGTCGtcttccgccaccgccatttcCTCGAACGGTGCCATCTCGTACGTCGTCGCATCACCGGTTAGCTcggcgaacagcagcagcagtacctcGGCGGGACCGATCGCGTCCTCCACACCTAACGCCACCAACGGTAAAAGTGATTCCggcagcagtaacagtagcaCTAGtagcactagtagcagcagtaccaaACCTCATCAGCACTTCCACAAGAAGTATCTACGCGAGGAACTcgtgaagcaacagcaacaacagcagcaacagcagcaacagcaacaacagcagcagcaacaacagcaaccaaagcAAATCATTGGCGGTGTGGTAACGACGATCGCAAATGGTTCTTCAGGAGGGGGCACCACCATTACCAACGTCTGTGTCACTCCGTTGAAGCAGCAGATGAGCGGGTAAGTCAGGACCGAGTGATTAGTTTTCAAAATCAATATCGATGTTAAATCCATCTTCTTACTATCATTTTCAGTGTGTTGAAGTATGAAGATGGCTCCGAGAATGGTGGTGAAGAGCATCGTTCTTATCACCCTGTACCACCGGCAGCGCCCGTGAAGAACGGTAGTACCAGctacggtggcagcagcagcaccatgagcTCACCGGACGTTAGCGGTGCGGAAGAGTACGGTAGTGGACCGACCATAACGACTGTGTATGGTGGTATCAACTTGATCAAGCAATCACCATCGCCCTCTCCTTCGACGGCTTCTTCGCCAATGCACAATGGCAGCAGTACTGTTACGATCATGATGAACGGTAGTCAGCATCacctccaacagcagcagcagcaccaacagcatcagttTCAGCTTCATGTTCCGGCTCAGCTGCACCATCATGtccaaccgcagcagcaccagtcgcagacgcagcagcaacaacaacaacaccaccaggtGCAGCTGCATCATCAAGTTGCAGCATCGCTAGCACCGTtttcatcctcgtcgtcccTGTCgatgccaccgtcgccgcaaggcagcagcagtaccaactCGTCCGTAAGCCCTTCGAAGCTAGCGCCACCGAAGGCAAAGCATCCGACCAACTTGCCATACGATCCCTTGGTGCACGTGACCAATAAGCCGCCATTCAGCTTCAGGTGAGCATCCGGTCCCTTTACCTTGCTCTCGGCAAATGCAAATTCAAATTACAAATGTGCAACATCTTTCACATTCGCCTGTAGTTCGCTCATCTTCATGGCCATCGAAAACTCGAACCAGAAGGCGCTGCCAGTGAAGGAGATCTACGCATGGATCGTGCATCACTTCCCGTACTTCAAGACGGCACCAACTGGCTGGAAGAATAGCGTTCGCCACAACCTTTCGCTCAACAAATGTTTCCAGAAGGTGGAAAAGGCAGCGGTAAGTGTAATGGCGCACGCTATGATGGCGTTACTGTTCCGGGTTCGTTGGCTTTACTCTCGtattctcttccctttccaatCTTCCAGAATCTCGGAAAGGGCTCGCTGTGGATGGTCGAACCGCAGTTTAGACCGAACCTTATCCAAGCCCTGTCCCGTTCACCGTTCCACGCCAGCTCCGGCATCGACAAGGCAACGTACAaaagcatgcagcagcagcgttcatCGGCTAACGCTAGCCCGACCGGCAATGGAACGCACTATTCCAAGGTGAGATGAGTAGCGACAGTAGCGTATCGGTGTTTGGTGGTAGGGTATCGAGAGCATCACTAACCACACTCTTCCTGCTGTGCTTCAGCAGGATAACTTTCCACAGCTTGCCAGCCGTCTAGCGCCTGGAGATGTACAGAACGGGGTGCTCCATGGAGAGGATCTCGATGATTTGAGCCGCTCCTCGACACCGATCGACTACGATGCTAGCGATCTTTCCACCACTGGTCATCATAAACATCACAATAACCActaccatcagcaacaacaacaacaacaacaacagcatcaccaccaaccgcaacagcagcaacactcggTGCATCATGTGCAGCAGGCACAGCAGCCAGTTCAGCATGCACCTCATCCGTTGATCCGTGGAGTGCTGGTCAACGGTACGCAAAATGGTGGAGGTGATGGAGGTGCTTACCTTTCGAACGAAGATGCACCGTTGCCAGCCGgtaccaccgccatcgtccAGTGCCCGACGGAGCTGGTGTACGTgaatggtgccggtggtctgCCGAAGGAGATCGCCGGGCGGGAGTGGAGTGCGGAGACGATAGAGGACGTTAATGCGGCCACAGCAATGCTTGCCCTGAAGCATGGACCAAAAATTTTCATCGAAAACTCCTTCCGTAATGGGTAAGTTTTGGGCGATGGGCCGATGTTAACAGCAATGATAACAATGAAttctccccccctcccccccccccccccccctgtgtcCGACTACATAGCACTCCGCCGGTTATCACGACATCACCGAGCGAGGATCACACGTActcggctggtggtgctagcgGCGCGGGAGAACAATCGACGACGGCCCTGGTCTCCAATGGGGGGTCTCCTCTGCTGGTCGGCAAtggtagcagctgctgctcgtcttcCGACGAGCGGTACGACCACAGCCGGAACCATCAATTGCAACGGCATCCACCACTACTGACGACGCACCATccgctccatcaccatcaccactcgaGTCAGCATCACAGTGATAACCTCAGCAACGGCACCTCATCGGATGCCGCTTATGAAAGCAGCGAGGAAAGGTATGTCCATATAGGCTGTGCAACGTACGTGTGGCCTgcttcattctctctttccatCTCTTCTCCTCACAGCCACCATCCACATCATGCATCGGCCGAGGATATGGAGGAACGGCGCCGCCAGGAAGGTGTTTTCGCTCTGCTAAACCTCGCCCAGATGACCTACTCTTCGTCACCGTCCTCCTCTATGTCGTCCTCCACGTCGACGCTCTCCTCGCCAGCCTCGTCGAACGGTTCGCTAAAGCGATCGGCACCGAACGATTCGTACAGTGGTACCCCGACAGGCTATTATCATCAACAACACCTCCACAACCGGCAGCAACTCGTTGCCTCACCGGATAACGAACGGAATATGCGGATATCGAACGGTGCCGGCACTCCTcctccacaccaccatcagccgcATAACCTCGGCCAGGAACTGCCCGGtggtccagcaccaccaccatcactgcaAGGCACCACGGTGAGCCCCTATTATGGGGGAGTTCTGCACGCTGCTACCAAAGCATCAGATGATCTGCTCATTGGAGCCCAGCGCTACACCTCGCCACCGCCGGCAAAGAAAACCAAAGCCCGGACACCGCTCAAGAAGCTGAAAAAGAAATCTTGGCCACGGTAATTATGCCATCGCCGGcgtagtcgtcgtcgagtAGGTCGAGCGGCCATCTTGTGACGGATGAGCAAGCCGTCCAACCGATTcccatctctctcttcgcAATACAAGAGATGCGAATACAGAACCAAACCTCCAAAGCAATGCTGCGAAAGTGGTACTAGACGAAGCGAGAGGATCACCGGGAAACCTTTCGTGTAAACAGTTTAAAATCGAGGTTCTTTAGACGCATACAAAGTTGTTACTAATACGCGCTACGCCTACTACTACATTTTCGCTACTGTTACTATACTGTTTAAGGGGTGTGTACCTATTAAGAGCGTTTACGTCCAAACTATTGGCCGGGGACaatggaaaacacaaaaccgagAAAAACTATTGCCTTATGAGAAAATCGAGGGTGAGGAGAACTGAAGCAAGCTACACAAGTAAGGAAATTGAGTGAAGGTTAGCGAAATTGCAGAAGACCATGGAGCACTTTAAGACAGGTTGCTGGCAGCAATGTGTTATGAATGATCAAGCATGTTCGATCACGTTGACCAGACGAGAACCATCAACCACACGCCGCCCCCCCACATCGTGCATAGTGCTGCTTAGTGAGCCGTGCTATAAGGGTGCCTATGGTATTATATTTCAATGTGTGTACAGCGTTTAGCTTTTAGGATTTGGTTATAGTGTTTCCCAACTATTTTTAATTAGCGTATATTTCCGATATCACACCGGGCAGCTATTATGATGCTGGTGGAATGAACGTGCGTAACGATAGAGAAGAGATCGAGATAGGTAGCGAGGGGAcagtttttttaaacaaatttctGCGTGTGATACTGGAAGCGATTCTTCTGGCCTTTCCCGTTTGACAAATGACATTCGCTTCCCTCAGCTGCTGGTCTTGGCAGTTCTCACCATCTTTTCTGTTATTTGCCAACAGACGAACTGTATTGTGTAGCTTTGTTGCTCTGTTTGTAGTGTATAGAATCGAGGGAACGACTAGTGCTGATTCGGGCGAAGGAAGAAAGTTCGCGTTTGTTACACAACACTCGTGCACActtgtgtgttgttgattcTGTTACGTTGTTTTGACGATTGTGCCAGATAATACTGTACTTTTGTTCATTGGCACACGGTAGCAAGCCAAGCTAGCTAATCATGCCGTCGATCGGCTTGTGTGCAGAACGTGTAACAATCACTCTACCTACTATCGGAGCCTAGCTTGCGACCAACATCATCATACACACGCCACTGATTGTGCAGCACTACACCAAAAGCGAATGGCCATCCCATGTAAGGCCAttagaaagagcgagaaaagagagagagctctcGAGAGAAAGTGTGTATGATTCGTTATGCTTTGCTGTGACTCATACTTTACTCCCTCAACCTGTGAAAACCAGACACCTGGGAAGTCCGGGCATCTATCAACGTTCGCAAGGTAAATCGGGTTGGGAAGGAGTAAAAGGACAGTTACTAATACCTATTAGTTGGGAGATAAAAATGGTTATACTAGGTGTTATCTAGGGTTTTTGTTCATAACATTGGCTTTTGTGGTTGTGGatcatttccgtttccggaaCTATCACACCCTTGTAGGCTAGGTTTAAAGATACAATTCCTTTATCGCTTCAAATGATGCTAAGCAATCAGGGAGAGAAAGCTAGAAGAAGACGAAGggcaaaggcagcagcagcagtatatGGTCGGATTTTCGTAGTCAACGTTGccaaaattgcatttttatttgtttgattttttttgtttaaatcgGCTACGTTTTCGTTAAAGTCCTGTTGCgtttcacttttgttttgttcttttaacGGTATGTAGCAACGAATGGAGGTGATAAATACAGATTCGATCAAAGAAATCCGTTTCAAAACTGAGCCAATTATGTCAGCCCAGTTTCACTGGCGACGCTGCTCTGCAAATCGGCGGAACAAGAGTTTGCTAGTGCGCCTCAACTACCAAAAATCATGGCAAAAGTGCATTCACCATGGAGGGTGGCACACTCTTCAAGAGACGCGCCCGTGTGCTGTATGTTAACAATAATGCTAGAACCGCCATCGAACGTCCCCTCTTCGTACAGGACAGGACTTTGAAACAGTTAAGCAAGCTTACGCGTAAGAACTTTCACACTCTAGCTACACTACCTATctcacacacatccacacacaaacacacaaaagggcTGTAGTGCGATAATCATCGCGTTCGATGCCATTGATATATGCAAAAGCCTCACCTGGGTGCAGGTTGTCTCCGTTTTAGTTTTTGTCAGAATTCCTCCTGGTAGTTATGTATAAGCCCGTTTAGCCGTTAGCAGAGGGTGCGTGTTACATTGTTAAACATGATTTCAGTACAGTTATCGTTAAGTGCCGATATTGAAGCAACAAAATCATCTCTAGTTTATTGCTACATTTATTAATGCCTTAGAATTGATGTTTAAGTTTGCATCTAGCGCCTCTTCTAGTTGTAATTAAAGACCACACCCATGGAAGTAGTgggagaatgagagagatGATATGCTGAAGAAAGGGAATTCTGAATTCACGCGATTCGATAACTATGGTTGGAGTAGTATGTATGAAAGcaatcaaatgaaatgctAAGAAAAGTTCGAAGGAACACAACCAGCCTATGCTCAACTGGGAGCGTCTTAAACCAACTTATAGCTTACACAGTGCTGCACTGGAAAATACTAAAACGGAATGCAAAGCTAGCCTTTTGACAGTGGAACTTAGACAAATTTATGTAAACGTTTATCTTATTAGAATTTATGCTTCACAGAAACCCAGCCAAGCCTCTCTTCTATGGAGGCTTTATTCAATGAGCATATAACGGAACTTTTCAAACGTTTTTTGCCTTTAATTGTGAAATATCGAATTTCCTAGGTGTGTCAGAATCGAACATTATGATTATAATTTGATTCATTCACTTTCTCCTTATTGGTTCCATCTTTTAGTTAGATTTTTCATCAATGAAATGTAGAATGAGGGCATAGAAGCAGTGCCACAATTCCCGGTCAAATAAGCTCTATCCTACTAAGTTACTAGGTCTTTTTGTCTATAATTCGGAAAGTTTTTGTGTACTATGGAAACTATTCTAATGATATTTAATAGCAAACTTCATTTTCATGATATGAACATTACAccttttggttgttttatttcttttcttttcatttggttttCTTTATCTTCTCCCTGTGATTTATTTCAATCTTACTGCTTTGCGGTTTTTATACTGTTCTGcttcattttatgctttcttcttccctaTCGATCTGTTTTAGGCGTCTCAGTGTTACCTGTTGTGCAAGATTGTGCTGCTGTACCTCGAATTTGATTCGATCGAAAAACACGAAAGGTAAATTTTGTAGCATAAGATAGTGGCGTATATTGTGTCTCATCAATCATTTCCTATCACGGTGTCGCTGCGCTGGGGCAGTTCGGTCAAAATCGGTCGAAGGTGTACATCACAGAGCAtgaaaacaaattgatatatacatatattttaCGCGCTGAACAATCATAAACCATGTCGTAAGCGAACACATTTGCGCTTTCCACATGCTCTTTCATTCTAAACTGGTATCACCTTGCATTGGGTTTTATTGGAGCATAATAGCGGGGGGTAGTAGAGAGCAAGGTGAGGATACGTTAGTAGTGCTAGTTAGTTGGTAGAAAGAAACCATCTAGATAATCATCATGCGGCACAGTCGGTGCCTGGCTTTATGAGTAGCAATGATGTGTgtaaatgattgttttatgtACGAACGCTtagcgatgatgattgttATTCCTTTCGAGTCTAGCCATCTCTGCAGATGCAAAATCTATCATATCCGAAGATCGGGTTTTTCGATCTAAAACACCGAACGCATTCTTTTTGCCTTTCCATTTGGCACGGTGCACTCTCTTCGCATCACTTACAGCATGGCATGGCCGGTCACTGCCGTACACGCGCTGCATGATAAGTATTATCTTTCCGAAGCCTTATAGAGATAACCGTTGTCGTTTTGAATGTGAAATATCAAAGCAAAACTCTATGAATTACCATGGTAAATATGTGCCAAACCTTCTGAGTAAATGAACGATCGTTTCGAACAAaagcaaaatggaagaaataGTCTCTAGATTGGCTGAGTTTCCGTTTGATTCATGGTAACGCAGTAACAGTAGCCACCTTTAGCTAGTAATAGAACAACACACCCAGAACGTCATCTCAAACCAAAACTTTGTAAATCCTAGGTCCCATAGGACGATAGCAGCTTAGACGCTAGCCCGAGACCGTAGACGAAACTGACTCTGTAGTTAACGAACGCCTTTTCTATTGTTTGTCCGGAAGGTGTAGCAGTGTTGTGAGAGTGGTGTTGGTTAGCGAGACGATCTatctgttttttctttcttcaatcTGTTGGCTGTTTTTCTATGTAGGATTAGTAGTGCAGGAACCACTAAGT is a window of Anopheles aquasalis chromosome 2, idAnoAquaMG_Q_19, whole genome shotgun sequence DNA encoding:
- the LOC126573003 gene encoding serine-rich adhesin for platelets-like isoform X4; the encoded protein is MFTMSPERTASPDDDDTTSEDSRLNSDHLIEDETALGEEHLVEEDEQEVVEEEEEEGSNAGGSASAIIGGHVTVETSSPVGSPVVQHHDHHHHQQSGVVEQEEEEVEVCEAEDTFYQHQHQQQEQQQQPGGKSPMTEGATDRGFDTTPAQIAGQTQSVKKAHGLGSSMVLSTIPLDATNSQQHQLIIQPHTTSSTWQQQQQSQHHHHTLNNNNTSFKNHNNSPVTAGIVAGNKNILISSGGGNGGNNNSNVHHQLLHQHHPHTTTYTFNLSSGAGASSSSNGSSPSSSSSTTTTTNTTSGHHQQHQLHHHHHHHHPHHHHTSPSNGTTSMSAGAAIAPATAPTVVPSPGSPNPNGAGPGLIVLERNGSMAGGNATSNSITTPPPGSKLVLVHSAGGREDYITTTSAATASADALGGVSNIVLLATEAMDIVEHDIINNNVANGGQIRSHHAHQHHQQQQQLLHPISGSSPASTTSSAAGVTSSNTTTPVTAATAAATTGDEELTSLTWLQDKNLLKVAGINLSKVPVSSPDSPRPVANGNSSGSVGSSGSSGASVGGSDVGHISPTSDFVDQDSSSVSEDNTLSANSSFNEGAGSSATVVLATAAGDRRSGTSATTPTTTTQHMFQLGTSATGAKTITAINGETIVEYPVIVSGSQQHHHHAVGSVTNGGTAVPPHHPSQHQHPQQVVIDGSKAVKMTLVAPSSVTAVTSSTALVVSSSATAISSNGAISYVVASPVSSANSSSSTSAGPIASSTPNATNGKSDSGSSNSSTSSTSSSSTKPHQHFHKKYLREELVKQQQQQQQQQQQQQQQQQQQQPKQIIGGVVTTIANGSSGGGTTITNVCVTPLKQQMSGVLKYEDGSENGGEEHRSYHPVPPAAPVKNGSTSYGGSSSTMSSPDVSGAEEYGSGPTITTVYGGINLIKQSPSPSPSTASSPMHNGSSTVTIMMNGSQHHLQQQQQHQQHQFQLHVPAQLHHHVQPQQHQSQTQQQQQQHHQVQLHHQVAASLAPFSSSSSLSMPPSPQGSSSTNSSVSPSKLAPPKAKHPTNLPYDPLVHVTNKPPFSFSSLIFMAIENSNQKALPVKEIYAWIVHHFPYFKTAPTGWKNSVRHNLSLNKCFQKVEKAANLGKGSLWMVEPQFRPNLIQALSRSPFHASSGIDKATYKSMQQQRSSANASPTGNGTHYSKLASRLAPGDVQNGVLHGEDLDDLSRSSTPIDYDASDLSTTGHHKHHNNHYHQQQQQQQQQHHHQPQQQQHSVHHVQQAQQPVQHAPHPLIRGVLVNGTQNGGGDGGAYLSNEDAPLPAGTTAIVQCPTELVYVNGAGGLPKEIAGREWSAETIEDVNAATAMLALKHGPKIFIENSFRNGTPPVITTSPSEDHTYSAGGASGAGEQSTTALVSNGGSPLLVGNGSSCCSSSDERYDHSRNHQLQRHPPLLTTHHPLHHHHHSSQHHSDNLSNGTSSDAAYESSEESHHPHHASAEDMEERRRQEGVFALLNLAQMTYSSSPSSSMSSSTSTLSSPASSNGSLKRSAPNDSYSGTPTGYYHQQHLHNRQQLVASPDNERNMRISNGAGTPPPHHHQPHNLGQELPGGPAPPPSLQGTTVSPYYGGVLHAATKASDDLLIGAQRYTSPPPAKKTKARTPLKKLKKKSWPR
- the LOC126573003 gene encoding serine-rich adhesin for platelets-like isoform X2, yielding MFTMSPERTASPDDDDTTSEDSRLNSDHLIEDETALGEEHLVEEDEQEVVEEEEEEGSNAGGSASAIIGGHVTVETSSPVGSPVVQHHDHHHHQQSGVVEQEEEEVEVCEAEDTFYQHQHQQQEQQQQPGGKSPMTEGATDRGFDTTPAQIAGQTQSVKKAHGLGSSMVLSTIPLDATNSQQHQLIIQPHTTSSTWQQQQQSQHHHHTLNNNNTSFKNHNNSPVTAGIVAGNKNILISSGGGNGGNNNSNVHHQLLHQHHPHTTTYTFNLSSGAGASSSSNGSSPSSSSSTTTTTNTTSGHHQQHQLHHHHHHHHPHHHHTSPSNGTTSMSAGAAIAPATAPTVVPSPGSPNPNGAGPGLIVLERNGSMAGGNATSNSITTPPPGSKLVLVHSAGGREDYITTTSAATASADALGGVSNIVLLATEAMDIVEHDIINNNVANGGQIRSHHAHQHHQQQQQLLHPISGSSPASTTSSAAGVTSSNTTTPVTAATAAATTGDEELTSLTWLQDKNLLKVAGINLSKVPVSSPDSPRPVANGNSSGSVGSSGSSGASVGGSDVGHISPTSDFVDQDSSSVSEDNTLSANSSFNEGAGSSATVVLATAAGDRRSGTSATTPTTTTQHMFQLGTSATGAKTITAINGETIVEYPVIVSGSQQHHHHAVGSVTNGGTAVPPHHPSQHQHPQQVVIDGSKAVKMTLVAPSSVTAVTSSTALVVSSSATAISSNGAISYVVASPVSSANSSSSTSAGPIASSTPNATNGKSDSGSSNSSTSSTSSSSTKPHQHFHKKYLREELVKQQQQQQQQQQQQQQQQQQQQPKQIIGGVVTTIANGSSGGGTTITNVCVTPLKQQMSGVLKYEDGSENGGEEHRSYHPVPPAAPVKNGSTSYGGSSSTMSSPDVSGAEEYGSGPTITTVYGGINLIKQSPSPSPSTASSPMHNGSSTVTIMMNGSQHHLQQQQQHQQHQFQLHVPAQLHHHVQPQQHQSQTQQQQQQHHQVQLHHQVAASLAPFSSSSSLSMPPSPQGSSSTNSSVSPSKLAPPKAKHPTNLPYDPLVHVTNKPPFSFSSLIFMAIENSNQKALPVKEIYAWIVHHFPYFKTAPTGWKNSVRHNLSLNKCFQKVEKAANLGKGSLWMVEPQFRPNLIQALSRSPFHASSGIDKATYKSMQQQRSSANASPTGNGTHYSKDNFPQLASRLAPGDVQNGVLHGEDLDDLSRSSTPIDYDASDLSTTGHHKHHNNHYHQQQQQQQQQHHHQPQQQQHSVHHVQQAQQPVQHAPHPLIRGVLVNGTQNGGGDGGAYLSNEDAPLPAGTTAIVQCPTELVYVNGAGGLPKEIAGREWSAETIEDVNAATAMLALKHGPKIFIENSFRNGTPPVITTSPSEDHTYSAGGASGAGEQSTTALVSNGGSPLLVGNGSSCCSSSDERYDHSRNHQLQRHPPLLTTHHPLHHHHHSSQHHSDNLSNGTSSDAAYESSEESHHPHHASAEDMEERRRQEGVFALLNLAQMTYSSSPSSSMSSSTSTLSSPASSNGSLKRSAPNDSYSGTPTGYYHQQHLHNRQQLVASPDNERNMRISNGAGTPPPHHHQPHNLGQELPGGPAPPPSLQGTTVSPYYGGVLHAATKASDDLLIGAQRYTSPPPAKKTKARTPLKKLKKKSWPR
- the LOC126573003 gene encoding serine-rich adhesin for platelets-like isoform X1; this encodes MFTMSPERTASPDDDDTTSEDSRLNSDHLIEDETALGEEHLVEEDEQEVVEEEEEEGSNAGGSASAIIGGHVTVETSSPVGSPVVQHHDHHHHQQSGVVEQEEEEVEVCEAEDTFYQHQHQQQEQQQQPGGKSPMTEGATDRGFDTTPAQIAGQTQSVKKAHGLGSSMVLSTIPLDATNSQQHQLIIQPHTTSSTWQQQQQSQHHHHTLNNNNTSFKNHNNSPVTAGIVAGNKNILISSGGGNGGNNNSNVHHQLLHQHHPHTTTYTFNLSSGAGASSSSNGSSPSSSSSTTTTTNTTSGHHQQHQLHHHHHHHHPHHHHTSPSNGTTSMSAGAAIAPATAPTVVPSPGSPNPNGAGPGLIVLERNGSMAGGNATSNSITTPPPGSKLVLVHSAGGREDYITTTSAATASADALGGVSNIVLLATEAMDIVEHDIINNNVANGGQIRSHHAHQHHQQQQQLLHPISGSSPASTTSSAAGVTSSNTTTPVTAATAAATTGDEELTSLTWLQDKNLLKVAGINLSKVPVSSPDSPRPVANGNSSGSVGSSGSSGASVGGSDVGHISPTSDFVDQDSSSVSEDNTLSANSSFNEGAGSSATVVLATAAGDRRSGTSATTPTTTTQHMFQLGTSATGAKTITAINGETIVEYPVIVSGSQQHHHHAVGSVTNGGTAVPPHHPSQHQHPQQVVIDGSKAVKMTLVAPSSVTAVTSSTALVVSSSATAISSNGAISYVVASPVSSANSSSSTSAGPIASSTPNATNGKSDSGSSNSSTSSTSSSSTKPHQHFHKKYLREELVKQQQQQQQQQQQQQQQQQQQQPKQIIGGVVTTIANGSSGGGTTITNVCVTPLKQQMSGVLKYEDGSENGGEEHRSYHPVPPAAPVKNGSTSYGGSSSTMSSPDVSGAEEYGSGPTITTVYGGINLIKQSPSPSPSTASSPMHNGSSTVTIMMNGSQHHLQQQQQHQQHQFQLHVPAQLHHHVQPQQHQSQTQQQQQQHHQVQLHHQVAASLAPFSSSSSLSMPPSPQGSSSTNSSVSPSKLAPPKAKHPTNLPYDPLVHVTNKPPFSFSSLIFMAIENSNQKALPVKEIYAWIVHHFPYFKTAPTGWKNSVRHNLSLNKCFQKVEKAANLGKGSLWMVEPQFRPNLIQALSRSPFHASSGIDKATYKSMQQQRSSANASPTGNGTHYSKQDNFPQLASRLAPGDVQNGVLHGEDLDDLSRSSTPIDYDASDLSTTGHHKHHNNHYHQQQQQQQQQHHHQPQQQQHSVHHVQQAQQPVQHAPHPLIRGVLVNGTQNGGGDGGAYLSNEDAPLPAGTTAIVQCPTELVYVNGAGGLPKEIAGREWSAETIEDVNAATAMLALKHGPKIFIENSFRNGTPPVITTSPSEDHTYSAGGASGAGEQSTTALVSNGGSPLLVGNGSSCCSSSDERYDHSRNHQLQRHPPLLTTHHPLHHHHHSSQHHSDNLSNGTSSDAAYESSEESHHPHHASAEDMEERRRQEGVFALLNLAQMTYSSSPSSSMSSSTSTLSSPASSNGSLKRSAPNDSYSGTPTGYYHQQHLHNRQQLVASPDNERNMRISNGAGTPPPHHHQPHNLGQELPGGPAPPPSLQGTTVSPYYGGVLHAATKASDDLLIGAQRYTSPPPAKKTKARTPLKKLKKKSWPR